The Triticum aestivum cultivar Chinese Spring chromosome 6D, IWGSC CS RefSeq v2.1, whole genome shotgun sequence genomic sequence AACTGCACAGATTCCATTAGAGCCATGGGTTTTCTTTTTTATCAAATGGAAACACTCATACGCTACTAGCACATTATCAGTGATTAGCCTGCCTGGTACAAAGGCACTCTGGGTGGGGGAAATTACCTCAGGCAGGATTTTCTTCAGTCTGTTGGCTAGCATCTTCGAAATTATTTTGTAAACCACATTACATAAACTGATGGGTCTGAACTGGGTTATTACCTCCGGGCTGTCCACTTTTGGGATTAGCACCACATTTGTGGAATTCCACCCATCCGGAATCTTCTTATTGTTGATTGCATCAAGCACTTCCTTTGTAAGTTCATCACCTACAATATGCCAGAACCGTTTAAAGAAAATCGCATGGAGCCCATCCGGTCCCGGGGCCTTCAAATCGCTTATCTGGAAAAGAGCTTTTACTTCATCCTTTGTATAAGGTGCAATCAACAGTGCGTTCATTTGCGGTGTAACCACCGGCTTGACAGTGGATAATAAGCCATCATCAATCAACCCTGCGTTAGTATTAAAGAGATTAATAAAAAATCAAGGGCTTGAGGTTATTACCCTCAACCCAATCATTATTAATATTTTTCAGCTTCTTGATCAAATTACGGCGTCTACGGGCCGAAGCAAACTGGTTAAATTTTTTGGTGTTCCGGTCACCGCGACGCAACCAATTCGCATGACTACGCTGGGCCCAGTATATCTCCTCCTGCCCTAGGAGATTCTCTATCAACATCGAGAGATCCTGCTGTTTTGCCTTCACCTCTGAACTATATGGCTCTCTCATGAGCATATCTAGCTCCCGCTGAGCTGAACGTAACCTGTGTTGTGGTCCCTTCAGAGCCTTGCGATCCCACGTATGAAGTTCTTTATGGACAGCAGCAAGTTTATCGCTGGCCGTAGGACAGAGCCCACGAGTAACCGCCTTTAGCCATGCAGTTTTTACCACTTCCTCAATCGCTTCTTCAGCTAGCCATCTCGCTTCGAACTCGCGACCGGCACTAGGGCTCGGCGAAGCTACACCTGCCAAATACCCAGTATCCAAGCAGATAGGTCTGTGATCCGACTTGCCCATTTTTAAGTTACTCAAACCGCATAATGGGTGCATCTCCATCTAGTCTGCATTCGACACCGCTCGGTCGAGCCGTTCCCTTAGTCCTCCTCTGAAGAAGGTGAACTTATCACCATGGTAACCAATATCCTCGAGGGAACAGTCCATGAGCGCGTCCTGAAAAGCTTGCATCCGGCTGTGTTGCCAAGGGGCTCCTCCCTCCTTTTCCGACGAGAATAGAATCTCATTAAAATCACCAACCGCCACCCACGGGAGAGTGGACTGAGCATGGAGATCGCGCAAGAGTTGATACGTCTCTCCTTATTGTCCCAGTTTGGTTCACCATACACTCCCGTTAACCTCCACATTCTGCCATCACTTTCCTCCACTGACACATCAATGCAGCTAAAGGTAGTAGTCCGGGAGTAGATCCTCGCCTCCTTCCAGACTAATAGCAAACCACCCTTCCTGCCATCGAGACATGGTGCCACAATCTTGTGATCCATTCCCATCGTCCTCATCAGAGCCTCCGCCTTATCCTCGTCCAGGTGCGTCTCAGACGAAAAAAACGCATCTGCATTATTTTGCCTCTGGATATCCAGAAGCGAGCGAGCTGTCGGGGCACCGAGAAGACCCCGGCAATTCCAACTTATGAGCTTCATTGTTTCTGTAACTAGTTGACTTAGCAGACGAACAAAACCTGTCGTAATCTGAATGATATTGAGGGACAGAAAACCGATCACAACGCCTTGAAAGGCAGCGGAGTTGCGCCGGGGCAGAATACCGGCTTCGCGAGACGCGCGCCGGGACAAACTATCAGCTTCACGAGGCTAACCAGGTGACTGATCCTTGATAGCAGCCATGTAGCAGACCACAAGAACAAATAACCAGGCTAAATCAGCTGTTCCTCTTCTCTCATGAGGGCAGCAGGTTCGCCAACACTGGGAACCCATAGCCCCGCGAGGTCAGACGACAGGCAGAAGGGCAGGCAAGCAGCACGCGAGGGAACGCGTCGAGTATTCTTCCAGCTTCATGCGAGGACAGGCgtcgggctggcggcggcggcagtcAAACCCTAGATCGCCAACAAATCGCCTCCCTGAGGAAAACAAATCGCCTTCTCTCAAAAAAATTAGATGGCGGCTTATTTCTAAGCTGGGGAGAGACAGCTTTATTTTTTAAGCTGCCCAAAAAAACTGTCCCTAAATAACAATGTCCGCCCTAATCATATAAATAACCCGCAAAAAAATCTTACCTAAGTATCTATGTGCAATTAATATACCGTGTCAAATATCAACACATACATTTGCCAGTCACAGCACCAGTAGCATTTCCTCTTCAGATTCACCAGTAGCATTTTATTCAGATTGTGAGTAATAATTAATAAAGCTCCcgaattgcaaaaaaaaaaaaacacgcAGCAGGCTGAAACGTAACCCAGCCCGTTTCCGCGTAGAGCCGAGCTCCACTGCCGAGCCAGATCTGCAACCAAACCCGACCGACGCGACGGAACGAACAAAACGTCCCACACCCCACCGCACCGCACCTCACTGGTGGGTGGTCCCGTCACTTGAAAAGCAGGGGCGTAACTGCAAGTGCGCAACgactccccctcccctcccccgtgTGCGCGTGTCAAATCCCATTCCCATTCCCAGCCCCCCCTACACTCGCCCGGCGGATTCCAACTGTTTGCAGGAGTCCgcctccaaattcctcgcaacagCAGCagctcccccaccccaccccaccccgagATCTCCCCGACCAGCCCCTCGAGATCCCTGCGCCCATGTCGTCGTCGGCCATGGACGCCATCGTCGAGCTCGTCGAGCTCTCCGAGTCCATGCGCCAGGCCGCCTCGCTCCTCGCCGACGACGACCCCTCCGAcgacgccgccccgcgccgcccctccACCTTCCTCAACGCCGTCGCGCTCGGCAACGTCGTAAGTGCCGCCGCCCCAGAACCCTCCCTCCCGCCCCCGCCCCGCCCGCGCCCCGATCTGACGCGATCCGGTTTTGTTCCGTGCAGGGGTCCGGCAAGTCGGCCGTGCTTAACTCCCTCATCGGCCACCCCGTGCTGGTGAGTGCCTCGTTCGTCTCTAGCTCTGTCGCTATCCTCCGCCGCTTTAGGCGTTCGTTTGTGCTGAGTACTGGTGGCTGGTGTGCTGCAGCCGACGGGGGAGAACGGGGCCACGCGGGCGCCCATAGTTGTCGACCTGCAGAGGGATCCGGGGCTCAGCACCAAGTCCATAGTCCTGCAGATCGACAGCAAGTCGCAGCAGGTTTCTTCGAGTGAGTGAGATCTCCCCCTGGCTAGCCAGATCTGGCAATGTACGCGGTTGGTCGGTGTGCTCAGTTTGGTGACACTTTGTGGTTGTGTTGGCGTGCAGGTGCGCTCCGGCATTCGCTGCAGGATAGGCTTAGCAAGGCCACCGGACCCGGGAGGAGCAGGACTGATGAGATTTACCTCAAGCTGCGGACAAGCACAGGTTTGTCGCTGGATCGCACATGTTTACTCTAGTAGTTTGGGCAATGTTGCTAATCTAGTTGAAGCTGTATAGTCAGGCATTCCTGAGGGTATGGTATGTTTGAGCAAGTTTCCAAACTGTTTCCATTGGTATTGATAGCTTAAGTTTTATGTGCCATTTAAAGCTGAAGTGGTAAGACCTTAAGATTGTGGAAGGTGCCAATTAGTACTCAAATCTAGCGTGTTCTGGTATGGTTATTACTAGTTACTCAAAAGTGCGCTCTCTTAATTTTCCAATGGTGCAATTAATCTGATTCGGAATGCCAGCTGCATATAATTAATCTGATTCGGAAATACCAGTTCAATATCCGAGAGTTGTGCTACATGCTAGACAGTAATTCCTTATCTTTCCTTTGCAAATGATTTCTCACTGTATCTCTCTTTGTTTTTCCAGCTCCTCCACTAAAGTTGATTGATTTACCTGGCATAGACCAACGAGTTATTGATGATTCAACAGTGAGTACTGCTCACACAGTATTTTTTATCTTACCCCTCAAGTAGTAAGCAACGCCTGACCAATCTTTTGAATATCCATAATCCTTGTGGTTAAAATATGATTGTGTCATTGTACATCAACTTAACCAATATAAACTGGAATAATATTTAACGTATAGGAATGGCTGGAATATCAGATCAGTGACAGCATGTTATGCACTTGAACTGAGAATCACTTACTGCCTGGCGTAACTATGCTACTCATTCCCCCTCCCCATCCGCTTACAGCGTGGAAGAGAAGCAGCAAAACTGCAATGTTGTCTATCATGTTTCTATAATCTCATGTTAACATACTGTTGTTAACATTTCAGATTAATGAGTTCGCTGGCCACAATGATGCAATATTGATTGTTGTGATACCAGCAATGCAAGCCCCTGAGGTTGCATCATCCCGGGCTCTTAAACTGGCGAGGGATATTGATCCAGAGGGTCTGTCATTTGAATCTGATCATACATCCTCCAGAAAAGCACAGTCACTCTCTTCATAGCAACTGATGTCTTTTCTTGTCCTTGTAGGAACCAGAACAATAGGTGTCTTGAGTAAAATCGATCAAGCCGCATCAGATGCAAAAACAGTTGCATGTGTTCAGGCCATTTTGTCTAATAAAGGCCCACGCACAGCAGCTGAAATTGAATGGGTTGCTTTAATAGGGCAATCTGTTGCAATTGCGTCAGCTCAATCAGGGTCAGTTGGGTCTGAGAATTCACTGGAAACAGCCTGGCGAGCTGAGGCGGAAAGCCTTAAATCAATCTTAACCACTGCTCCTCAGAATAAGCTGGGAAGAATTGCTCTTGTTGATACCATTGCTAAGCAGATACGTAAGCGGATGAAAGTGCGGCTACCTAACTTATTGACTGGGTAAGCATCATGACCTATATGTTGAAGCTGAAATGTTAAAGTATACCATCTTTCAAACTCCTTACAGAAATTTGCTATGGCCACTGAACTATTCTGCTCAACTAGCCATCCATTCTATTTATCAATTTAATTGGTCATCAGTTCACCATGAAACATGGATATTTCTTGTCTTTTGTCTTTTATGTATAAAAAATAACCTCATTGTGATTTCTGGTGTTTAATTTTGCAAATAACTGTACCCTTGCTCTGTCTGTCAGGCTTCAGGGCAAGTCTCAGGTAGTGAAAGATGAACTTGCAAGGCTTGGAGAATCGATGGTACAAAGTCCGGAAGGAACCAGGGCTGTTGCTTTGGAGCTGTGCCGAGAATTTGAAGATAAGTTTCTCGCTCATGTTACTTCTGGTGAGGTTAGTAATAAGCTTGAGTTATGATCATTGTCTATACctaatttagtactccctccgtccggaattacctGATGCTCAAGCTGATGTAGGAATTACTTGACGCTCAAGCGGATGTATCTACATCCGTTTGAGCgtcaagtaattccggacggaggaagtacttgtcAAGTAAAGTACTGATTACAATTCATTGTGCTGTTCTCAATCAATAGGGGTCTGGTTGGAAAATTGTTGCAAGTTTCGAGGGCAAGTTTCCAGATAGGATCAAACAGCTTCCGTTGGACAGGCATTTTGATCTGAACAATGTCAAAAGGGTAAATCTAAAAGCTCTTCTATATTAAATACTAGAGTGGAATACTATATTGGCCAACAATGGAAATCATTCTCTTCATATTCTAGATTGTCTTGGAAGCTGATGGTTATCAACCATATTTGATATCCCCGGAGAAAGGTTTAAAATCTTTGATTAAAGGAGTGCTTGAAATGGCAAAGGAGCCATCACGACTATGTGTTGAAGAGGTATGTCTTGGCTTAGACATATGTTATGCCTTTGGATGAAGAACAATGTAGTTTTCTTGATGAGCTATTTGTACCCTGCTAATATTCAGTATTATGTTTTATCTGTAAAATGCTCCTTGCTCAAATATGCAACTGTTTGTGTAGCTTACCAGTTATTATGTTTGTCAATACACTAGTATTAGAACTATCCAAAGAGCAAAACACTTGGGCTCAGACATTTGTAATTACCTTAAGCAGTTAAGCTTATAGAATGGGGTTGAGCTAGGCTCAAATGGACACTATATATATTCAAGCCTTATCAATCGGAGCTCAAGCCCATAATGTACCCATGTGTGTAGAGTTAAGTTAAGGAGGCAAGTTCCAAGCTTGAATACAAACATAGGCTTGCTCAGCCTAATAGGTATATTTTGCATTGGTGGGTACTGTCTATGTAGCTTCTGATATATCAGTTTTCTTAAACTAGGTACACCGTGTATTGTTAGACATAGTAAATGCCACTGCAAATGGCACGCCAGGGCTCGGAAGATATCCTCCGTTCAAACGCGAGGTATCAACTTACTCCCCCTTTTACTGTTTGTATACATAAATCTTACTTATTAGTTCTGATCACAACATTCCACCATTTCTTTTGGCAAGATCATTACAATTGCATCTAATGCGTTGGATACATTCAAAAGTGACGCGAAAAAGATGGTGGTTGCGCTCGTTGATATGGAGCGTGCCTTTGTCCCCCCACAACATTTCATCCGTTTAGTACAAAGAAGGTAAGGTTAGCTGGGGCCTTAACAAATATGTTGGTAATTGGTTTCATTTTATTTGATCAACTTAAGTATAACTTTGGCAAGTAATCTGTTTTTTCTACTTCTATTTTCCTATTATTGGTAAATTGGTAAGGGAAGTTTTTAAGATTCTTAACTCATTTTTTTAAACCAGAGAAAGCTAATGTTAGATCATATTAGTGACAAATAGAGATAGCACTAGCAACCTAAATTATACTGTGAAAATGCTGAATCTTTTTCCTTACAAAGCGACACAATAAAGTGCACTACTTCATTTTTTAACTTCTACGTTAAAAAGATTGATCTCACTTGTAATGATATGTCGTACTATAAGCAGTCTATAAGTTGAGCTGCCCTTTCAGAGCTTTCATGATCATATTCACATAGTTAAGTTATCTTTTTGCTTGGCATGCTATTCACAGAATGGAAAGGCAGCGCCGTGAGGAGGAGGTGAAAACTAAATCATCTAAGAAAGCACAAGATGCTGAGCAagccatgatgaacaaggtatCACTTCTGCGTCTTTGCTTGCATGAATCTGCATACCTACAAAACTGTATGCAGATTGATCACCCTATATTTGTGTTGGTCTGGCTGTTCATAACTTTACATTGGTTGTATTTCATATTAGGAGCAAGCTAAGTCGTCAAAAGACAAATCCAATCAGCAAGATAAAGATACCAAAGAGGGACCTAATCTGCAGGTTGCTGGTCCTGGCGGCGAAATAACTGCAGGTATAATACTGCACCGTAGTTTGGCTCAACTTTAGCTTTTCTCAGAACAATTTGCTAGCACTTTTGCTTATATGCGACTATGATTAAAACTGGAAGTCACAGATATTTATCTGACGTAGCTCCCATGCCATTTTTTATCTAGTAAAATGAAATAAGCCTTTTGATAAGAATCAACCTTTTTGGCCGCTTGTTAATTCCATGCTTACTCTGACATAATCTTCCATTGTCTAGTATACAATGCATGCATAAGGATGTAACAAATTacatgattttgatgatttcttTTCCAGTAATTTGGGTTTGATTTATTGATACACAAGCATATGTTTTCTTCTCTCTTTAGGTTACCTATTGAAAAAGAGTGCAAAAAACAATGAATGGAGCAAAAGGTGGTTTGTCCTAAATGAGAAGAGTGGAAAGGTAAATAAATCTGTCCTGGTGCCCACTAGTCTCAACTGTTCTGAACTTCTGAATGCAATCTTTTGATACTATTCTTGACATTTTCTGCTGATTTTTAATATTTGAGGTGGTTGGTGTCATTTACTTTGAACTTTCCCTGTCCAGCTTGGCTACACCAAGAAACAAGAGGAGAGGCATTTTCGAGGCGTCATTGTCTTAGAGGTGTGCTTGATTATATATTTTACCATGTTCATTTTGTTCTACTTGACATTGAGTAATCTGTGATGCATTACTTTACCATTCTTGGTTGTAATAGACACAGTAAATGTTTTCTTAGTCATCGTGGATAGTTCCAGTTTTTAAAACTTTTTTAAAAAGATATTTGGACTTAGAAATATCATGTCTACAACTATGGGAGCTGTCATATAAACTTTTGTAGTAACAGTATGTCGTGTGATTCAGGAATGTAACCTGGAAGAGATAGAGGAGGAAGAGCTTTCTAAAACTTCTAAGGATTCAAAGAAGGCGAATGGGGCAGAGAAAGGCCCAAGTCTCGTATTTAAGATTACTAACAGGGTTGCCTACAAAACTGTGCTGAAAGGTTTCTGCCTCTAAACCAACTATCTCAAGGTTTACTCTGACTCTACCGCATTAATGTTTATTTCATGTTGCAGCTCATAGTGCCGTTGTATTGAAGGCTGAGAGTATGGCTGACAAGATTGAATGGGTGAAGAAGATAAAAGGTATTATTCAGAGCAAAGGTGGGTCTGTCAAGAGTTCAAATACTCCTGAGGGCGGTTCCATGAGACAAAGCCATTCAGATGGATCTCTTGTAAGCTCCACACTATGTTTGAGTTGTGTCCTTTTCCAGTATCCACCGTTAAGCTTTTAGAACTTACTTTCAAGAGTTAGTTGCCTCAGCTTATTTTCTGTGAACTGTCTTGTGTTCATGCTTATTTTGAGTTAGCATGTTTCTCATTTCAATGTGTGATCTTATCAAACAAAAGCTCACCTCTTGTTGTTGCTTTGTTCTACAACCAATGACACATGATTACACCTTTTCTCTCAAGGATACGATGGCCCGGAGGCCTGCTGATCCTGAAGAAGAACTCCGATGGATGTCTCAAGAAGTTCGCggttatgttgaggctgtgttgaACAGCCTGGCAGCAAATGTTCCAAAGGTATATTTGCCCCTGTCGTTTATTTTAACATTGTTAAATGTGGTATTCATTATCTGATGCATGATCAATTGATCAGGCCATTGTGCTTTGCCAAGTGGAGAAAGCAAAGGAAGATATGCTAAACCAGCTGTACAGCTCAATAAGGTTGGATTCTCTGTTTGTTCTGAAACAAAATTTGATACCTTGGTTCCGTGTCCACTTGTCCATTCATCAGTATCCTCTTTCGTTTACCCAATTGACTGAAAAATGGACCACCCAGTTGGAAGAACCATAATGCTTTTGTGTACTCCTACCTAAACCCTAGTTTAACTCGCAGTTAAGGCCTTATGGGTCCTTGCTACTAATGGGTAGGTTCATTTTGAATAGCTTCATTATATTTATTTTCCTTCTAATTATGTTACTTTTATGAGGTGTATTTTATACTGGGAAATGCTTCACGACTAAAAAGTTGCATCCTTATTTACAAAGTGATATGCACCGATCCAATTGATTCACACCGTTCTGGCTCCAATCACTTTCCGCAGTCGCACGCCTACACCTAATATTCACCAACCCAAGTATAGCTCATCTGGGTTTTGCTATTTAACCATTTTTTGTGACTTGATAGTCTGCCCTTGTTTATTTATGCTATTCACACTGTTTTGATTAAACCCAAGTCTGCAAAGCTCAATCATGTGATGGTCCCATTCACACTTGGGTCTTGCAGGTGAGCAGCTGCTAACCCTTCTCCGCAGAACTCTTCACataacatttttatttttatttttcttattttattttatatttgatTCATTGCATTTTGGGGCATGAAATATCCAAACTAGAAATAAGGCGATGGCCATGGTGCAAATCCCTCCCAGCTACCTACCCAAAATACTGTCTTCCACTTGAAACATTATTCATTTCTTACTCCGAACTTGTAGAAATGTTGAAAAAGTGTGTGCCTGTTCCATTGTCACTCTATTTAACTATCTTTGTATAATGTGTTGTAGTGTTGCTAACGCTGTCTCAATTTTCACTTTCAGTTCACAAAGCAATGCAAGGATTGAAGAACTTCTCCAAGAGGACCACAATGCTAAACGTAGACGGGAAAAGGCCCAAAAACAATCGACTCTCCTGTCAAAACTTACTCGTCAGCTCAGCGTCCATGATAACAGAGCTGCAGCTGCATCATATTCTGATGATACTTCTGGTCCGGGTAAGCGGGTTATTTCAATTATCTGTttcatactacctccgtcctggtagtattttgtgccaaattctGACCATGGATTTAattaactaaatgttaatgcatgtcac encodes the following:
- the LOC123145545 gene encoding dynamin-2B, translating into MSSSAMDAIVELVELSESMRQAASLLADDDPSDDAAPRRPSTFLNAVALGNVGSGKSAVLNSLIGHPVLPTGENGATRAPIVVDLQRDPGLSTKSIVLQIDSKSQQVSSSALRHSLQDRLSKATGPGRSRTDEIYLKLRTSTAPPLKLIDLPGIDQRVIDDSTINEFAGHNDAILIVVIPAMQAPEVASSRALKLARDIDPEGTRTIGVLSKIDQAASDAKTVACVQAILSNKGPRTAAEIEWVALIGQSVAIASAQSGSVGSENSLETAWRAEAESLKSILTTAPQNKLGRIALVDTIAKQIRKRMKVRLPNLLTGLQGKSQVVKDELARLGESMVQSPEGTRAVALELCREFEDKFLAHVTSGEGSGWKIVASFEGKFPDRIKQLPLDRHFDLNNVKRIVLEADGYQPYLISPEKGLKSLIKGVLEMAKEPSRLCVEEVHRVLLDIVNATANGTPGLGRYPPFKREIITIASNALDTFKSDAKKMVVALVDMERAFVPPQHFIRLVQRRMERQRREEEVKTKSSKKAQDAEQAMMNKEQAKSSKDKSNQQDKDTKEGPNLQVAGPGGEITAGYLLKKSAKNNEWSKRWFVLNEKSGKLGYTKKQEERHFRGVIVLEECNLEEIEEEELSKTSKDSKKANGAEKGPSLVFKITNRVAYKTVLKAHSAVVLKAESMADKIEWVKKIKGIIQSKGGSVKSSNTPEGGSMRQSHSDGSLDTMARRPADPEEELRWMSQEVRGYVEAVLNSLAANVPKAIVLCQVEKAKEDMLNQLYSSISSQSNARIEELLQEDHNAKRRREKAQKQSTLLSKLTRQLSVHDNRAAAASYSDDTSGPESGPQSPGQSGEDWRSAFSAAANGSADRSSSQNESRSRSADSRGRRYENGDANGANSGSRRTPNRLPPAPPKY